A part of Lactobacillus sp. ESL0700 genomic DNA contains:
- a CDS encoding GNAT family N-acetyltransferase → MTYEIMQLTQKNAVEIADQWHYDGQYAFYDMTADPEDYEELVTPKLRQNNYYQVLNDNKLIGFFVIESADKNQGVYELGLGMKPNLTGQGKGQEFLRQILAFVTSKFAITELILDVAEFNVRAQKVYQHLGFIPVKKHQQETNNSVYPFIEMRRKFN, encoded by the coding sequence ATGACTTATGAAATTATGCAGTTAACGCAAAAAAATGCAGTGGAAATCGCTGATCAATGGCACTATGACGGGCAGTATGCTTTTTATGATATGACTGCTGATCCAGAAGATTATGAGGAATTGGTCACGCCAAAACTGCGGCAAAATAATTATTATCAGGTACTTAATGATAATAAGCTAATTGGCTTTTTTGTGATTGAATCAGCAGATAAAAATCAGGGTGTCTATGAATTAGGGCTGGGAATGAAGCCAAATTTAACTGGACAAGGAAAAGGGCAGGAATTTCTACGACAAATATTAGCTTTTGTAACAAGTAAGTTTGCAATAACAGAGCTTATTTTAGATGTTGCCGAATTTAACGTGCGTGCGCAAAAAGTCTACCAGCACTTAGGCTTTATCCCAGTTAAAAAGCACCAGCAGGAAACAAATAACTCCGTTTATCCTTTTATTGAGATGAGACGGAAGTTTAATTAA
- a CDS encoding ArgE/DapE family deacylase yields the protein MDRQRQIKLLQDLIQIETIDDHEKKVVDYVAQLFAPFGDRVRITRVPYQGDRESAVISIGPTDGNFKLGFSGHMDVVNLGNRAAWRDDPFSGKLYDHDTKMYGRGTTDMKSGLAGMIGTLITLLEDNVPLTGELRLLMSVGEETGQWGAEELTKEGFIDDLDVIVIGEDSNLDISYSNNGDIDYTVTSYGKVAHSAQLNVLNAIDNMTDFIQLANQKLRHLPLVHEKLGPVLHNITMISGGDQVNSMPDKIVARGNIRINPFYTVKDIQTILEDVINEVNQMPQHHFELQYDYLGEAVSGDENNEYVQAAQELLAAVLERPVNLVTESGTTDASKFVNSPTPPTMFSIGPGNDSCHQIDEYVDIPDYLAACKFYLKFAQKYLTE from the coding sequence ATGGATAGACAAAGACAAATTAAGTTATTACAGGATTTAATCCAAATAGAAACCATTGACGACCACGAAAAAAAGGTTGTTGACTACGTTGCACAGTTATTCGCGCCCTTTGGTGATCGCGTTCGCATTACACGTGTTCCCTACCAGGGTGATCGCGAAAGTGCGGTTATCTCAATTGGCCCCACTGACGGCAATTTTAAGCTCGGCTTTTCCGGTCACATGGACGTGGTTAACCTTGGTAATCGTGCAGCTTGGCGCGATGATCCGTTTTCTGGTAAATTGTACGACCATGACACCAAAATGTACGGCCGCGGCACGACAGATATGAAAAGCGGCTTAGCGGGGATGATTGGCACGCTGATCACCTTACTTGAAGATAATGTGCCTTTAACAGGGGAATTGCGTTTATTAATGTCTGTCGGCGAAGAAACTGGACAATGGGGCGCTGAAGAATTAACCAAGGAAGGTTTTATTGATGATTTAGACGTTATTGTCATTGGTGAGGACTCCAACCTTGATATTTCTTATTCCAATAATGGCGACATTGATTACACCGTCACCTCTTACGGCAAAGTCGCCCACTCTGCGCAATTAAATGTTCTCAACGCTATTGATAACATGACCGATTTTATCCAATTAGCCAACCAAAAATTACGGCACTTGCCACTAGTCCATGAAAAGCTAGGTCCTGTTCTGCACAACATCACGATGATCTCCGGCGGTGACCAAGTTAACAGTATGCCTGACAAAATTGTTGCCCGCGGCAATATTCGCATTAACCCGTTCTACACAGTCAAAGACATTCAAACGATTCTGGAAGATGTAATCAATGAAGTTAATCAGATGCCGCAGCACCATTTTGAATTGCAATATGATTATTTAGGCGAAGCCGTTTCTGGTGATGAAAACAATGAGTACGTGCAAGCGGCTCAGGAATTACTCGCCGCCGTTTTAGAGCGACCAGTTAATTTGGTAACCGAATCAGGTACCACTGATGCTTCTAAGTTTGTCAATAGCCCAACACCGCCAACGATGTTTAGCATTGGGCCGGGCAATGACAGCTGCCACCAAATTGACGAGTACGTTGACATTCCTGATTACTTAGCAGCATGCAAGTTTTATCTGAAATTTGCCCAAAAATATTTAACAGAATAA
- a CDS encoding ABC transporter substrate-binding protein/permease, with protein sequence MKSRYKWLTAIFAVLISFTISGFFNIPSVQAAKKDDGVLKVAMEANYSPNNWTQTTSANGAVPIDGSHTYANGYDVKIAKIIGKKLHRKVVVLKTEWDGLLPSLTSGKADLIIAGMSPTPERAKAINFTNAYWSGIFVVITKKTSRFANAKKLTDFKGAKLTSQQGTFHYKLINQLPGVKKEPAMSDFSAMRQSLVSGTIDGYIADSTEAISFKMVDPDIKAVKLNPMHGFHVTKEQMVSSIGVAKSNPQLLKDVNQILAGISTKKRQELMTAAIKEQPKTTSKKGKNGKPEPWLISMLKQYGGMIMSGIGMTLLLAAVGTVAGFLIGLVVGIIRTIPEPTTRGKRWGLKFINWLLSVYIEVFRGTPMMVQAAVIYYGIAQFWHLNIDRTAAALIIVSINTGAYLAEIIRGGIISTPDGQFEAASALGMTHSQRMWHIILPQAIRNCLPSITNEFIVNIKDTSVLSIISVSELFFVGSTIASQSFKFFPTYLTISAIYLILTFTITRIFNLIEKHLDGNQNYNLMANQIQVGTQDK encoded by the coding sequence ATGAAGTCAAGATACAAGTGGTTAACCGCAATTTTTGCAGTCCTAATCAGTTTTACTATCAGTGGATTTTTTAATATTCCCTCAGTCCAAGCTGCTAAAAAAGACGATGGGGTATTAAAGGTCGCAATGGAAGCTAACTATTCGCCCAACAATTGGACCCAAACCACATCGGCTAATGGTGCCGTCCCAATTGACGGCTCACATACCTATGCTAACGGCTATGATGTCAAGATTGCCAAGATCATTGGTAAAAAGTTGCACCGTAAAGTAGTCGTACTTAAGACTGAATGGGATGGACTACTCCCCTCATTAACTAGCGGCAAGGCCGACTTAATTATTGCCGGAATGAGCCCAACACCTGAACGAGCTAAGGCGATTAACTTCACCAATGCTTATTGGAGCGGCATTTTTGTCGTAATTACTAAGAAGACCAGCAGATTCGCCAATGCCAAGAAGCTGACGGACTTTAAGGGTGCTAAATTAACCTCACAACAAGGTACATTTCACTATAAATTAATTAACCAATTGCCTGGAGTTAAGAAGGAACCAGCTATGAGTGACTTCTCTGCAATGCGGCAAAGTCTAGTTTCTGGGACAATCGACGGCTATATCGCCGACTCAACTGAAGCCATTTCGTTCAAAATGGTTGATCCAGACATTAAGGCAGTAAAACTTAATCCAATGCATGGCTTCCATGTGACCAAGGAACAAATGGTTTCTTCAATTGGTGTTGCCAAGTCTAATCCCCAGCTGCTTAAAGATGTCAACCAAATCTTAGCAGGGATTTCTACTAAAAAGCGCCAAGAATTAATGACAGCAGCTATTAAAGAACAACCTAAGACCACTTCGAAGAAGGGTAAAAATGGTAAGCCAGAGCCGTGGCTCATCTCCATGCTCAAGCAGTACGGCGGCATGATTATGAGCGGGATTGGCATGACCTTATTACTAGCTGCTGTCGGAACAGTTGCAGGTTTTCTAATCGGCTTAGTCGTCGGAATTATCCGCACAATTCCTGAGCCCACTACTCGCGGCAAGCGTTGGGGCTTGAAATTTATTAATTGGCTCCTGTCAGTTTATATCGAAGTCTTTCGGGGCACGCCAATGATGGTTCAGGCGGCCGTAATTTACTATGGGATTGCGCAATTCTGGCATCTTAACATTGACAGAACTGCCGCTGCTTTAATCATTGTTTCGATTAATACCGGTGCATATTTGGCCGAAATCATCCGCGGCGGGATTATTTCCACTCCCGATGGTCAATTCGAGGCAGCCAGTGCACTGGGAATGACTCACAGCCAAAGAATGTGGCACATTATTCTGCCGCAGGCAATCAGAAATTGCCTCCCTTCAATTACCAACGAGTTCATTGTAAACATCAAGGATACTTCAGTTTTGAGCATTATTTCTGTTTCCGAATTATTCTTCGTTGGTTCCACAATTGCCAGTCAAAGTTTCAAGTTCTTCCCAACCTACCTGACAATTTCCGCAATTTACCTGATTTTAACCTTTACTATCACACGGATTTTCAACTTGATTGAAAAACACCTCGATGGCAATCAAAATTACAATTTAATGGCCAACCAGATTCAAGTTGGTACACAAGACAAATAA
- a CDS encoding pyridoxamine 5'-phosphate oxidase family protein produces MAKLTQEMQDLVTSEFPFLATADKDGNPQVGPKGSLKVYDDEHLAYVEWTSKTAYENLKATGKAAVAVSNKAAGTGYRFEGTAHVYQPGSEEYKAAKEKGDLGDGTAIVVIDVERIYQLGHVPEAGDLLVEGAPERRGY; encoded by the coding sequence ATGGCAAAATTAACACAAGAAATGCAAGATTTAGTAACAAGCGAATTTCCTTTCTTAGCAACAGCTGACAAAGATGGTAATCCTCAAGTAGGTCCTAAGGGTTCATTAAAGGTTTACGATGATGAACACTTAGCTTACGTTGAATGGACAAGTAAGACAGCTTACGAAAACTTAAAGGCTACTGGTAAGGCAGCCGTTGCTGTATCAAACAAGGCAGCTGGAACTGGCTACCGCTTTGAAGGTACAGCTCATGTTTACCAACCTGGTTCAGAAGAATATAAAGCTGCTAAGGAAAAGGGCGATCTTGGAGATGGTACTGCCATTGTTGTAATTGATGTTGAAAGAATTTATCAATTAGGACATGTTCCAGAAGCTGGTGACTTATTGGTTGAAGGTGCACCAGAACGCCGCGGTTACTAA
- a CDS encoding MFS transporter — translation MKKVRNSSLLPIMALISNLGDLSVGIGGSILIASFSRSVTVNSIFSSLESFGIIILTLFVGSTMDRISKKKALQITYPMLGLILLIPFFFNGVYFIYAYIVCDIIMTFIALFAQSAYNGATKRFIPDEQVDMVIGKNTTFGNIGLILSYLAIGCAYVLASELNDGSIIYKFLLLVGSIAYLLFAIPTSLLDENYDPNLVGHDLATNSTLAQIKKIYHLIKTNTGLRSSIILAIFISLLMGYFNSLMVYLWSSVDPQFANIAYLVVDYAIGTILGNLVLRTKLNFKKSMVLITLPALCLIVFAVSPSVYTLSICIIAVMLSCIPVSTWISRIRIRRTEVTIQSGQASFITFGSSILDVFFGTIVAGIFDLLKKPLLLPAFIAIITVIVFLILGKDMTAYEKTPVVKN, via the coding sequence ATGAAAAAAGTACGTAACTCTTCCCTCTTACCAATCATGGCATTAATCTCTAACCTGGGTGACTTATCTGTTGGTATTGGCGGTTCAATCTTAATCGCTTCTTTTTCACGGTCGGTAACTGTCAACAGTATTTTTTCTAGCTTAGAATCATTTGGCATCATTATTCTGACGCTTTTTGTTGGTTCCACAATGGATCGCATTAGTAAGAAGAAGGCCTTGCAAATCACCTATCCAATGCTGGGCTTAATCTTACTAATTCCCTTTTTCTTTAATGGCGTTTATTTCATTTATGCCTACATTGTCTGTGACATCATCATGACTTTTATTGCACTTTTTGCTCAGTCTGCATATAACGGTGCCACCAAGCGCTTTATTCCTGATGAACAAGTTGACATGGTAATTGGCAAGAACACAACTTTTGGCAATATTGGCTTAATTTTAAGTTACTTAGCAATTGGCTGCGCCTACGTTCTGGCTAGCGAGCTTAACGATGGCTCAATTATTTACAAATTTTTATTACTTGTTGGTAGTATTGCCTACCTATTATTTGCGATTCCAACTAGTTTATTAGATGAAAACTACGATCCTAATCTGGTTGGTCATGACCTAGCCACTAATTCGACCTTAGCGCAAATTAAAAAGATTTATCACCTGATTAAGACCAATACCGGCTTACGCAGCTCAATTATCCTGGCAATTTTCATTAGCTTACTGATGGGGTATTTTAATAGTCTAATGGTCTACCTGTGGAGTAGTGTTGATCCCCAATTTGCCAATATTGCCTATCTCGTTGTCGATTATGCGATCGGCACCATCTTAGGCAACCTCGTTTTACGGACCAAATTAAACTTCAAGAAAAGCATGGTGCTCATCACTTTACCCGCACTCTGCTTAATCGTTTTTGCCGTTAGTCCCAGTGTTTATACTTTAAGCATTTGTATTATTGCCGTCATGCTTAGCTGCATTCCTGTCAGCACATGGATTTCACGAATTCGAATTAGACGGACTGAAGTTACAATTCAGTCTGGCCAAGCAAGCTTTATCACCTTTGGTTCTTCAATTCTTGACGTCTTCTTTGGAACAATTGTTGCCGGCATTTTTGACTTACTTAAAAAGCCACTTTTACTGCCAGCATTTATTGCGATTATTACTGTCATTGTCTTCCTAATTCTTGGTAAAGACATGACGGCATACGAAAAGACGCCTGTTGTTAAAAATTAA